The Budorcas taxicolor isolate Tak-1 chromosome 16, Takin1.1, whole genome shotgun sequence genome includes the window TTGAGGTTTTTCTTTGAATGCTGGCAACATACATGAAAAGGAAATTCAATATATGTGTCTTCCTTAGTAAGCAGACTAAATTTAGTTTAAGTTTAAAGAGGTAGTAAAAGTCTTTTGTGGTAAggcttttcattttcactaattTCTAAGTGAAGAATAGTTTGGTATTATCATCTCAACCCTCTGAGACTGACTAAAACTCAGAGATTTGGCCAATTCACATAACTGAACTACAAAATCATCAATAATACTACGTTAAACTTTGCCCAGGGATTATTCCAGTTTTAGTTAAGCAAGATTAATTTTTACTATGTTAGGTATTCTATTTCTAAATTTGGTTCAATTTGTAATTAGAGATAAGGTTAGATATGAGTAAGCCAATACCTTATTGAACTTTTAGAGGACTGGCTTGAGTTAGTACCTCTTTTCTCCTGCAACCTGATACAAAGTTTATCATTTCTAGAACTGAAAGGGTCCAAGAGGATTCAGAGCAGAGCTAGGTCCTGCTTGCTGACCCACCTTGGCTGCATATGGAAAATCCAGGGGTAGAGCTGAGAGACATAAAAGTATGATACATGGTTTCTGAGATCTTAAGTTCTAGTACTGCTCATTTCTATGGAGTTAATATCACACAACCTTCTCAGCCAGACATTTAGAGACTGCTCTTTTGCTGAGCAACGGAGGATCTACCAACTTCCTGCAACAGATGGCAAAGGAGAGATTTCTGTAGGGTTTCGCTAGCTGGGAATCAAGACTTTTTGCTAGAAGAGCTGATCTGCTAAGAatggtacagcagaaattaaaatctAGTTTGGGTATtgactcaaaattttaaattaaaatagatgGGAAATGCTGTATTTCACTGAATCTAAAATGGTCTGATGTTGGCACTCAATGATGTTGGCAGGCATCAACATAGTTATATAGTTTTCACATAATCATGTCTCAATTTCCACCAATGTTACTTGCCTCTGGTATATTTTTTACTGATACAGAATATTGAACTTGAAATCTGCCCTCTTAGCAAACTTTTAAGTGTATAATAAGTATTGTTAACTACAGGTATAATGTTATACAGAAGagttctagaactttttcatcttagaTGCCACTGATGGATTGAGAACAaagtaatattttctaaaatattagaacttcctctttctctttaaatAGTGGCTATTTCTTTCTTCCAACAAAGAAGGCCTGCTTTGCAGTTTGACAGTGGGCTAGATCTGATGGACCTGGCTGTCGATTGTAATCacgtggaaatttttaaaaatacagattctgagAGTCTACCTAAGGCTCAATGAATCCGGACGTCTAAAACAGAACCTTAGAATCTGTACTAACCACAAAACTCCACAACCAGCCAGGTTTGAAAATTACTGCAAGAGAAAGAAACTGTTTTTAAActtatatacaatattttaattcTCTATCTGctgctaaaaaatttaaaaattacagttcTTTGCTCATCAAACCATGGATTATGATACAAAGAAAACATCAAGCTAAAAGACTTCTATTATTATAGGTCTTACAACTGATTCAAGAGTTGACATAActcataaatatttactttttaatatctttACATTGGAGGACTGGTAGACATAAAGCGTTTAAGTGGTTGCAATCCCTCCTCTTCCTTTCATCCTATCTGCTCCTTGCACTGTTGAGGACGTCTGTTGTCCTTTCCTGAAAGACTCTTTGCATCCTAGTTAAGACAGGAGATATCTCTTTTTATTAATAGTGGTAAAACAGAACTCACACAGTTTAACATTTCAGAATGTAAAAGCTATGCTTATGATGTAGTCATGGGTGTTCAGTGAGTCTTAAGTCTCTAAGATTTTTTATTTACTGTGGTAGAATAAGTCTAAATGGCTCAGATTTGAActcaaatgcaaaatgaaaacaagttCTGGTAGTCAATAATTCCATCAGACTTGTTTTCGCAACACAAGGGCTATCTCTTAGTTTCAGGAAGTTAGCTGCTCTCCTAGACAAAATCAAGCCTTTATCTACTAGCAACGCAATATAGTAAAGTCAGGCTTCAGtctatgaagaaaaagaagaatcaaaaaaCCACTGATCTGTCACCCTTTTTACACTGCattgctcttttttctttctcctttgaaaaACAGACTTCTACTTTCTCCCCACCAAAAAGttgtacaaataaaataattaactaaTAAAACTGTTATTCTCCACACTTGGCAATAGGCATGGAAAGCAGCCAAAGGGTTTTCGGGCAACACATTCACACTTCTCCTATGATGAATGAGTAACAGATCTCCTGTATTTAGGACCACCTCTATTTTTTGAAATCAGATTATAATATTATCTTTTGATTTCATTATTTGTTCCTGTGTGATTCAAGCAGACATTACACATATTAACTTATTATAAGACAAACACAGGTTttaatcctggctctgcctcaaCTTACAATATGACTCTGAAGAAATCAATTCCTGCTTCTCAGCTAAGATAgatttctcatccataaaatggagatgataacaACAAGCTGGTATGAGGATTACatgatataaaatatgtaaaataattttgtaattattGAGCACTGTCCTTTTgaggaatatttatttttaaaaatcagaattttcagggaactccctggcagtccagtggttaggacttggcacgtccactgcagggggcaatggtcagggaactaagataccacatgccgtgCAGtgtggccataaataaataaataaataatttttaaaaataaaatcagagactTTTCTCAGGACTTGAAATTCTGATagactatataaaatatatatctattagAAGTTTATAATAGCAACCAATATACAAATATCTTGAATgtaagaataaaaagtaaaattaggcatatctgttttaaattttttaaaactttaatagtaaatattttgacTGCCGTTAACTTTGGATTTCTGTCATCTATTCATTTCAGTGAGTCAGGATGATAAGGATTTTAACTGAAATACTTAGGTGATACAGTTTACCGATCTGCATAAGAACAACTTCCAAATAGAACAGCATTATCACTTACACAAAAGGAATCTGAATTGAAAACTGgactaagtaaaaattaaaatgatatgttTGCATAAGTAACATTTTATTAATGGAATTAGACTGCCTAGGCTCAAATTTTTGTCTTTAGCATTTACTAACTGTGATCATGGGTAAGCTAAATTTACTTAAATTctgtgccccagtttcctcatctataaaatagaaatgataatatAGTGCTGCCCTTATAgggctgtgaagattaaatgaaatatactGTGTAGtatgtttttaaacatatttaggGCATATAAATCAAATGTTAGAGACTATAATAGTGTTCTCCCAATAAAAATGGGATATTAGTATGAAATTCAGTGGAAGGTTGGGATCAAGTTTTAGAAATGCTAGATGGATTACACTTGCAAAGGGTAATAGGATCACATGGCATGAATCCTCAAGTTAGTATTTTTGGAAGAATGCTCAATACCAATTTGGTATATATCACATTACTGAAACGCATCAGCAaaactaaattattttataagattTGGTTGGTTTCCAAAGTATTTATGGGTAGAATTTAGAAGGAAATAGGATTGCCTCAATAACTGAGGAATTTTAAGAAAGTaggtttttaaactgtggtattggagaagactcttgagagtcccttggactgcaagaagatccaaccagtccattctaaaggagatcagtcctgggtgttctttggaaggactgatactgaagctgaaactccagtactttggccacctcatgcgaagagttgactcactggaaaagaccctgatgctgggagggactgggggcaggaggagaaggggacgacagaggatgagatggctggatggcatcacggactcgatggatgttgagtctgagtgaactccgggagttgctgatggacagggaggcctggcgtgctgtgatccatggggctgcaaagagtcggacacgactgagcgactgaactgaactgaactgaggtttttaAAGTAATCCAGATTTTCCTCAACAGGAATTATTTACTAATAAGGAAAacagttacattttaaatttaaatgtcacAATTTTAAACTACACTTGCATAACACAACTGTATATTATCTTGCTTTTATATACTATGTTTAGTATCATAAGATTACAGGTCACCAAACAAAACTTGACAATGagcttttttttcctattacatttccattccattttttttttccattcttccttcccATTTCCATTTCCACTGTCTATTCATAAGCCATAAGTATATAAATAAGTAATTATACACATGAATAGctctcttttaatttcttaagtaACACAGGGTGATACGCCAATTGTCacacctattattattttttgtcccATTCCtttgacaaataaaaatcttGCGTTTGTAGcatctcatatatatatgtttaaatacatgtgtgtaatatatatgattttatatctAGAGATATCTTATATACAATCTATTACTCTCACTTCTTCCAAAGAGATAATTAATTGAagacaataaaaaaggaaaaccagaatTTACGCAAAGATACATAGCAAGCAAAaaggattttatattttaataattcctaTTGCTAATGGAAGATCCATTTATGCAAAATGTATATAAACTATATTTCATGTTTCAACTAGCAAACCAAATATGGATACCAGAAAAGTAGATAgaggtatttgttttttaaaaaatatagatttcttttaaaattttgttagacTGCCAAAAGACTACAGGACATAATTTGTCCTTTTTCGGTCGTCAGCACAGAGCAAACATGCCACTTCCTAACTGGAACATAAAAACCAACCATAGTAGCCTAGACATGTCAGAATACTTTAAatgataccaagagaatatttcgtTCATTATTTTAAGGGAAATTAAATGTGTGGGCTGAGTTTCCTCTCCCTGGGTCCAGCAGTTCATCTCTAAAGGCGATCTCTATTGAAACACAAATTTCCTCTGAAAACTGAGGATTTTTTAATCTGGTGATCATAAAACTTGTATTTTTCATTACTATTATAACCATGGTAAAAATcaatatatgaaatttaaaactcCAGCTGAAATGAAATTTAACTATAAGTTTTAATGATTAAAAGACAGCCTTTCAACTTTACGGTTCCTTTCTTCTTCAAATCCATTTAAGATATACTGAGTGCCCAAAAGCCATGCTAGCAGCTGTATTACTCTAAGTAAGCCTCACCTACTCTTTTCCCTGAAATCAAAACTGTTTCCcatgaaaaacaaactttaaaaagcagACCTTCCCAAACCGTCTTCCAAACTGATGATGGCTGCTTGCAGCTGATCCTGACTGACTGCTTCAAGAGACAGGCCCGGACGTGAGGACTCGGGGACGAGTGGTGGCAACAGAGCTCTGCTGGAGTGGCCTAACAAGCAGACAGTTGCCACAGTTTGAAATTCTGCTGAACAGCTGGCTGCTGCCCAGGATCATTCTCTGGCCAACATTGTCAGATCCAGTTAATTGTTAAATTGGGGATCCCTGGAAGGATGTATCATTCAAAGGAAGGTGACGGCCTATTCGCATCATTGCAAAGCATGACAAGAACTTGTTCCTGGAGAGGTTAGTGTCTAAGATGCAGAACGTGTAGATGGATATGCAAAGAGAAGGCAGGTAATATGCGTGAAACCAACAGTtaccaggaaagaaaaattagtagGGAGATAAATGAGATGAAATTAGTCTTCCAACCCTGAACAATATTAAGACAGATGTAATGGACCACAGCATATCCCTAGGGTTGCAGCATTCATGATCTAATCAAGAAAGTGAACAGCGAGAATGCAATAGGCAAACGGCACTTGAGTATCATCAGTACAAGTTTTCAGGGtcggttatttttattttcctatgttTGTCATGCACTTATCTAGTTAAGCTTTAGGGAAAGTAACTCACTTACCAATTactgttaaaataaataaaagtgtggcGACAGCTGATGTTCCATAAAACATGGTGCTGATATTACGAGCCAGCAGTTGTGTGTTATTCTGTGTGTTGGGCACTAAAACTGGTGGCAGCAAAAAGCCAACTGCAGTTCCAAGCTGTAAAATAAACAGTTCTGTTAATTCTTCCTATTATAAGAGAAAAAAGTAAttagtacattaaaaaaacactACTATGTGTAAGGTGCTTCCGTAAGCTCTAAAGAACCATGTTCTAATGTGTTTTTACCATTCTACTATTGAAGGAAAATCACTGACAAACGTCTTCcctattcaataaacatttactaagcTCCAATCACTCAAATGATGCTGCTATAAAGCTGTGTAAGATACACTCCTTACCTTTTGGCTACTTAaatcagaaaagagaataaaaatacacatgcacgcacacacaaaatgctgagaaaagacaacctacagaatgggaaaaatatttgtaaagcataTATTTGATAAGGCTCTACTATGCAGAACATATAGAGAACTCTTACaacccaacaacaaaaaagacaaacatcccaattcaaaaatgggcaaaggacctgaacagacttttctccaaagaagatatacaagtgcccaacaagcacatgaaaaaatgctcaatattatTAGTTATTgaggaaacacaaatcaaaactatacccactagaatggctataattaaaaaaaaacacagaaaataaacgttatgatgtgaagaaactggaacTCTTGTACAATGTTAGTAAGATTGTAAACAGCGTAGTTACCAAGGAAAACAATTTGGctgttccttaaaaagttaaacatagaattactatATAACCTAGTAATTCCTCTCTTAGGTATATACCCCCCAAACTGAAAACAGGTGTTGAATATTGCACATGAATATCCAAAGCAGtcctatttgcaatagccaaaaggtggaaacaaccaaaCTGTCCGTCAATGAacgaataaacaaaatgtggtatatcattcaatgaaatattattttgagAATGAAATACCAACAGACGCTGTGGCATGGATGAACTTTGGAAACATgctaaaagaagccagacacaaaaggtcacatactgcatgcttttatttatatgaaataccaGACTAGGGAAATCCATAGGGAAAaagagattagtggttgccaggggctagacAGAGGGGGGAAATGAGGAGTGATTGCTTAGTGGAACTGGGTCTTCTTTGAGGGCAGATGAAAATGTTTGGGAACTAGAGGCAatggttgtacaacattgtgaatggaCTAAATGCCACAGACATGTACACTTAAagtgattaattttatgtgaatttcacctcagtaAAATAAAGTTGGGCTGACtatataagctggaatcaagattgccgggagaaatatcaataacctcagatatgtagatgacaccacccttacagcagaaagtgaagaggaactaaaaagcctcttgatgaaagtgaaagaggagagtgaaacagttggcttaaagctcaacattcagaaaacgaagatcatggcatctggtcccatcacttcatggcaaatagatggagaaacagtggaaacagtgtcaagagtttattttttgggctccaaaatcactgcggatggtgactgcagccatgaaattaaaagacgcttactccttggaagaaaagttatgaccaacctagatagcatattcaaaaccagagacattactttgccaacaaaggtccatctagtcaaggctatggtttttccagtggttatgtatggatgtgagagttggactgtgaagaaggctgagcgccgaagaattgatgcttttgaactgtggtgttggagaagactcttgagagtcccttggactgcaaggagatccaaccagtccattctgaaggagatcagccctgggatttctttggaaggaatgatgctaaagctgaaactccagtactttggccacctcatgcgaagagttgactcattggaaaagactctgatgctgggagagattggggggaagaggagaaggggacgacagaggatgagatggccggatggcatcactgattcgatggacatgagtctgagtgaactctgggagttggtgatggacagggagacctggcatgctgcgattcatggggtcgcagagtcggacacgacttagcaactgaactgaactgaaccgaactgatgaaACTCAcaacaagagaaataaaactgagataTTAAAGGAGCTTCAATGGAGCGAGAGATCTGATTCTTTGGACGTGATAAGGAAGGGCCCAAGATAGGTTTCAAAAAGGAGCCTGAGGCAGGGATAGTAACATTTACCAAATAGTTCACTTCTCCCTATAAAAAGCTGGATAGAGACAATTTAATGGGTAATTACGAGTGTCCTAAGTACAGTACTGTGATGAGAGAGGCTGTCAAGACTGAGGATCGTGTAATTGAtcatccaagcaagaatactagttGGAGTGAAGGGGACTCCACGAGCAGTTGCGCTGGACAACAGGTGTACATCTGAACGATTCTAGGCCAGTTGGAACATATGGTCACCTTAGTTAATAGAGTACTTTGGAGGAACATCTTATATAGACTTGGGGTTCCAGAAAAATTTCTGAAGGGGCAAAGATCCAGATAAGAAGTTAGAGCTTGCCAACTGAACAAGAAATGTTCCCAGTCAAGGACATCATGTACACAGGAAACAGAGAGCATGGCCTTGTGAGAAactgatcgaacccaggtctcctgcactgcaagcacaTTCTTtgctgtctcagccaccagggaagcctgagaaactGTACGCAGTGCACAGCTTCCCTCAGAGCAAAGGAAGCGGGTGGATGTGAGAAACAGGGGCTGCAGACAGCTGATGGTGAGCAACTGGCAGAAGGCAGAGCAGGAAGTCTCACTTTGTCCTTCAGAGAGTTTGACTTTCTTCCCCTAAGGGCAATGCAAGACAATGaaggagggcggggcgggggggaagcGAGTGCCCAGGACAGATGATTTGCACATTAGAAAGACCACACTGGATGCATGTGGAGAATTAGAGGGAAGAAAGCAAGAGCGCAGATAGGAAAATCCGTTAGCAAAGCTCTAGGCGAGAGCTGCAGGTGGCCAAGGCTAAGCTGAGGCCATAGAAATGGAAAGCAATGAGCTAGAAGACAAGGCAAATTTTGATTGGTGGGGTCATGTGGGAGAGTCAAGTGGAAATATCTGGCTGACCAGTATCTATATGAGTCTGAAGCTCattaatttattgaataaattctTATGGGGAAactacaatgtgccaggcactatagtAAATGCTGTACATTCAGACTATGTGCCTACTTAATGAAACCGAGCTTCTAATGGTGGGGATGGGAGATGAGCAATAATTAACAATTACTATGgcccagatggtgaagaatctgcctgcagtgcgggagatctgggtttgatccctgggtcaggaagataccatggagaaggaaatggcaacccacttcagtattctcacctggagaattccatggacagaggagcctggcgggttacagtccatagagtcacaaagagttggacgtgaccgagcgactaacactttcataaacATATCAGACACTGATAAGCACTACACAGGATTAAAGAACAACGGTTTAATAATAGATTGACTGGGCAACTTTAAATGGGATCCTCAAGAAATGCCactgaatgatatttaaaatgaatttaaactgAGAGCAGAGTGATAATAAGGTTGTAACAATGTGATCCTATGAGGAAGAACCGTCCAGGCAGAAAGAATGTTTTTGCAAAGGCCCTTATGCAAAATGCAAGCTTAGTGTTGTTTAAGCAACCAAAAACATATTAGTAAAGTACTGTCAGAGTAAAGAATTTAGATTTTAATTACCACGGAAAATCACTGGAGAATTCAAAGCACAGTTATGACATGATCCGATCTATGTTTTACAaagtccctggtggttcagtggttgattCCAAGCTTCCAacacagagggtgcaggttccatccctggtcggggaactagatcccaaatgtcAGAGCTAAGactagccaaataaataaataaggttctcttgggaattccctgatggcccagtgttatgtctccatgctttcactgctggggcaatctctggttggggaactatgatcccatgaGCTGTGCAATTTGgctgaaacattaaaaattaaaaaaaattttttttcttaaaacaggtTTCTCTCAGGTTAGAGACTTGGTACCGTAGATGGATAGAAAAAAACAGGATTCAGGAATCAGACAGACCTGAGTGTGAATGCTGCCACTAATGAGGTATGTGGcttctggaaaataattttatcccTTCAAGTCTCTGCTTCTGTATACATAAAAGAAGAAGACTAATAGTTCCTAtcttattaaattaaattaaatgatacAGTGTGTGTAATGTACTTAGCATGGTACCAGGCTTTGTGAATGTTCAATAATGTTGAATATTATTATGAATGATCACTCTATAAAACAGGCTAAAGACGCATAGCTGGGGGTCGTGAGCAAGTGCACCGCTACTAGAGACAAGAAAGGATGAGAACACTTAGGGAGAATGTAGGAGGAAGGCCCAGAGCGATGCTAAGTGTCAGAGGGAAATCTATCTGTAAGAAAACATTCTATTTACTATTCATGAAATAGATAATCCATAGGTAAGGAGTTGATATTTCTATCATGCTCAATGAAGTATTAATCTTGAACATgattttgtaaatgaaaaatattttaaagaacagtTCCTATCCAAACATGCAGAAGCAACCAACTAAAATATGTCACAAATTATTTTGAATAGACAACTATATTTCAAACTATCCCTTCTTCTctacttttaaaggaaataaataaaagcagtagGCCCACATGTAGAGTTTCTCTTTACAtggattttaaatagattttactCTGATCTTGAAGCAAGTGTCAGATCAGAAGAGAGTAACATTCTTTGGCTGcatagctgctactgctgcttagtcacttcagttgtgcccgactccatgcaaccctacagactgtagcctgccaggctcctctgtccgtgggattctccaggcaagagtactggagtgggttacagaGCTACATGAAGTGATATATGAATAGAGAGAGGCGATGTTTTTGTTATACTTTTTTAACTTGATTCTTCTCAAGCTGAACACTCAATATAACTTACATAAACTATCACAGAACTCCATAtgcaaaatttaaattatattaaaaggaCCATTttgcaaataacacacacacacatgtgtgcgcgcacacacacacacacacacacacacacacacacacacacacacacacacacacacacacacacacacatattttaccTAATAATGGAACTGGAATGCTAATGGAATTTGAAACTATGGTGTTGGTAAAGTCTAGCAAACACCTTAATGGAGACTGGGCGAAACAACCCACCTTTTTACAATGGATTCCATGATCTGCGATTTGCCTTGCATTTTCTCACCATTAAAAGTTGGTAACTGGACACAGTAATGCTGTGAGGTCCTTATCACTAGAACTTTTGGCAATCGTTTATAAACGTctgctatgtaccaggcactccACTGACTGCTAATACATAAAATCAAACAGAAGTTGTTCACATTGACCACTCAAACTAAGAACAAACTTCTTTGAATCCAATACCTTCCTTTTGCAAAGAATACACTGGTGACAAAAATAATACCTACCTTAGTCTCATTCACTGCTACACTCACAAGTGTTATGCATTTATGGGCATATACCATTAATTACTCTATAGGTAATTCTCAGAGATGACAAGGTGGTCATTTAAAACTGGGTTTGAAAGTTCTGTTTCCACAAATAAGCCAAAACTCCTCTTTCATCCAAGACTGCTTCCTATTTTGCGACTACTCATCTCTCCTTCCTTTATAGGATGCCTCCCAAGGGTTCATCCATATTCCTAGACCCCGCGGCCTAAACCGTTTTATCTGGTCCTTCAGGATTCGATTTTCACCTATCACCCAGTCCTTACCTGATTCCCTAGCACAGCGGTGGCGCAAGCTGTGGACACCTCCTTGGGCCCAAACCACACTGAAGCGATGTGGGAGGGCAAGCCGAGGATGAACACCTGGGCCACGGAGCACAGACACTGGCCCAGCATGGTGACCCAGAAGAGATGCTGCTGCACGCTGCCGCACTTGATCCAGGCGCCCAGGCAGTTGAGGCCGGAGCCCAGCAGGGCGGTGAGCCGCAGGCCTCTGGTATCCAGCAGCCAGGTGGCCGGGAAGATGAGGGGCACGTAGGCCAGCATGTACATCATGGACAGCCAGTCTATGTGCAGCGAGGAGACGCTGTAGAAGCCCTCGAAGACGTTGGTGATGATGCTGTACTGGATCCACTGGAAGGCGTTCACCAGGGAGTAGGCGCTGAAAGTCAGCAGCACCACAAAGCGCCTCGGCGAGAGCGCGATCCGGGGCACCAGCGTGCCCTCGCCCCCCGGGGTCTCCTCGCCCGGGTCCTTGGGCAGCAGCCGGGCCTGGGTCTCCTCCTCCGGGGCCAGCGGAGTCTTCGGCCCGTCCGGGGTTCCCGAGGCGGTGGCCTTGGGGCTGTCCCGAGAAACCCCGTTCAAGGCCAGACAGCCGGCCGTGGGCCCGTTCTGCGTCTCCGCGCTCACCTTTCCGGCCGGCGCCTCCCCCGGCACCGGCAGGTATCCGTTCGCGGGCGGGTGTCCGTTCGCCACCGCGGTCCCCTCCTCATCGTCCGGCCGCGCCATGTCCCCGGGCTACCCGGAGCCGCCCGGCGCCCCCGCTCTCCTCCCAGCCCTACACGCTTCCCCCAGCTTGCGCCCCAAGGCCCTCCCGGCGCCACCCCCCCAAAACCCCTAC containing:
- the FLVCR1 gene encoding feline leukemia virus subgroup C receptor-related protein 1; amino-acid sequence: MARPDDEEGTAVANGHPPANGYLPVPGEAPAGKVSAETQNGPTAGCLALNGVSRDSPKATASGTPDGPKTPLAPEEETQARLLPKDPGEETPGGEGTLVPRIALSPRRFVVLLTFSAYSLVNAFQWIQYSIITNVFEGFYSVSSLHIDWLSMMYMLAYVPLIFPATWLLDTRGLRLTALLGSGLNCLGAWIKCGSVQQHLFWVTMLGQCLCSVAQVFILGLPSHIASVWFGPKEVSTACATAVLGNQLGTAVGFLLPPVLVPNTQNNTQLLARNISTMFYGTSAVATLLFILTVIAFKEKPQYPPSQAQAVLQDSPPGEYSYVKSIRNLFKNIPFVLLLISYGIMTGAFYSVSTLLNQMILTHYEGEEVNAGRIGLTLVLAGMVGSILCGLWLDYTKTYKHTTLTVYILSFVGMVIFTFTLNLGHIIVVFVTGGLLGFFMTGYLPLGFEFAVEITYPESEGTSSGLLNAAAQIFGILFTLAQGKLTLAYGPRTGNIFLCVWMFVGIILTALIKSDLKRHNINKGITNGDIKAIPVDSPTDQESKTILMSEQSESAI